The genomic stretch GATATGGAACTGTTTTTCAAAAACATTGACTTTCAACTGGAATCCGGAGTACAAGGGATTATCCTTGGTGGCACGCTAGGCGAAAGCTCTGTACTATCTCAGGAAGAAAAAATCACGCTAACGAAAGAGACCGTTAAGTACCTGAACGGGAAAATCCCAGTGATTCTAAATATTGCCGAGGGTGCTACCCAAGATGCCCTTTTCTGGGCAGCAAAAGCTAAAGAGCTTGGAGCTTCAGGATTGATGATCCTGCCTCCTATGCGCTATGCCGCAGACTCCCGAGAGGTGGTAGCCTATTTCAAGACTGTAGCCAACAGCACTGATCTTCCAATTATGATCTATAATAATCCAGTGGACTATAAGACCCTAGTGACTATTGATATGTTTGCTGAGTTGGCTGAATGTGAAAATATCCAAGCAATCAAGGAGTCAACCCGTGACATCTCCAATGTGACGAGGATGAGAAACAGATTTGGAGACAGATTTAAACTGCTATGTGGTGTAGATACCTTGGCAATGGAGGAGTTGGTGATGGGTGCGGACGGGTGGGTAGCCGGATTGGTTTGTGCTTTTCCCAAGGAAACGGTCACAATCTTCAATCTTGTGAATGAAGGGAAATATGAAGAAGCCAGAAAAATCTATCGTTGGTTCCTCCCTCTCCTGGAACTGGATATACACCCCAAGCTAGTCCAATACATCAAGCTTGCCGAGCAGCACTGTGGCATAGGCAGCGAACACGTGAGAGCCCCAAGGCTAACCTTGGTCGGGGAAGAGCGTGAGCGCATTGAAAAAATTATTACTGAGGGGATTTCCAAAAGGCCACAGCTATAAAGTATGGTAAAAATGGCATCTGTCTTGTGCCTTTTTCCTATCTTCAAGTCAAACCTTTTAAACTCATAATACCTATGATCGATCAACTATTTGATGCAGCCTCGAAGGCGTTCATCCAGTACAAAAATTATCCTTCAGACCTGAAAGCAGACTTCTTAGAAAAAATAGCTGAGATACTGGAGGCAAGCCGAGCCCAAATAGTGCCTGTCGCAGTGGAAGAATCTAATCTTCCAGAAGGCAGAATCAATGGGGAACTTGGCCGTACCACCGGACAAATCAAGCTTTTTGCAAAAATGGTGAGAGAAGGCAGCTGGCTGGAAGCTACAATAGACCCAGGAGATCGGGATCGTGAGCCATTGCCTAAACCTGACATCCGCAGAATGCTGACACCTATCGGACCCGTAGTAGTATTTGGAGCCAGTAATTTTCCGCTTGCCTTTTCCACAGCCGGCGGCGATACTATTTCAGCGCTTGCAGCAGGTTGTCCAGTAGTGTATAAAGGTCATCCAGCACATCCATTGACCTCCAAGTTGGTAGCAGATTGTATTCATAAAGCTGTTCTTAGTTCCGAATTGCCGGATGGTGTTTTTATTCACGTAGAAG from Algoriphagus sp. NG3 encodes the following:
- a CDS encoding dihydrodipicolinate synthase family protein; translated protein: MNWKGVFPAVTTKFHADGSLDMELFFKNIDFQLESGVQGIILGGTLGESSVLSQEEKITLTKETVKYLNGKIPVILNIAEGATQDALFWAAKAKELGASGLMILPPMRYAADSREVVAYFKTVANSTDLPIMIYNNPVDYKTLVTIDMFAELAECENIQAIKESTRDISNVTRMRNRFGDRFKLLCGVDTLAMEELVMGADGWVAGLVCAFPKETVTIFNLVNEGKYEEARKIYRWFLPLLELDIHPKLVQYIKLAEQHCGIGSEHVRAPRLTLVGEERERIEKIITEGISKRPQL